ACCTTTGCCTACTCCTCAAGAAAAAATTAGGATGGCAATTAGACATTTAAAGGATTTAGTTGATTATAAAGGAGAATATACCGGGGTTAGAGAAATGAGAAAGCATATTGCTTGGTATATAAAAGGATTGCATAGTTGTACAGAGGTTAAGAGGCAGACTAATCATGCTGAAACTGTAATTGAAATGGAAGAAATACTTAATGATTATATTAAAAAATTAATAAATTAATCATAAAAAGGTCTAATGCAGAGTGCTCTGCATTAGACCTTTTTGTTTTTTGCTTACATAAATAAACTTTATCTGCATATATTAAATAGAGAATTCATAATAGTTAGTTAAAAGTATAATTAGAGGTGTTGCTTATGAAACGAATAGTTAGTGTTAGTTTAGGCTCATCTAGAAGAGACCACTCTGTAAAAACAGAGATTTTAAATGAAGAAGTTTTATTAGAACGGGTAGGAACAGATGGTGATTTTAAGAAGGCTAAAAGTCTATTTGCAGAGTTGGATGGACAAGTTGATGCATTAGGAGTAGGTGGAATAGATTTACATATTTATTCTCAGAATAAAAAGTATAGTTTAAGGGATGCTAAAAGATTAGTGTCTGGGGTTAAAGAAACTCCATTAGCAGATGGTAGTGGTTTAAAGATGACTTTAGAGAAAAAAGTTATCCTTGATTTAGAGGAAAATAATAATTTCAATTTAAAAGGGAAAAATGTTCTACTAGTTAGTGCAGCAGATAGATTTGGAATGGCTCTAGCGTTCGAAGAGCTAGGTTGCAATGTTCATTATGGAGATTTAATTTTTGGGTTGGGATTACCTTTTCCTATAAAGTCTCTGAAACTTATAGATCGTGCTATTAGGTTATTAGGTCCAGTAGTCTGTCAAATGCCATTTAAAATTCTCTATCCAACCGGTTCTAAACAAGAGACTAGTGGTAGTCAAAAATATAAGCATTATTATGAATGGGCTGATGTAATTGCTGGAGATTTTCATTTAATTAAAAAGTATTTACCAAAAAGAATAAATAACAAGGTTATAATAACAAATACAGTAACAGATGCAGATGTAGAGTTATTGAAAAGGCGAGGTTTAGGGTTTTTAGTTACTACTACGCCTGAATTAAATGGAAGATCATTTGGAACGAACTTATTAGAAGCAGCACTCATTACATTTATTGATAAGCCCAAAGAGGAAATTGAGGTTGATGATTATTTAAGTTTACTTAATAAGGTAGAATTTAATCCACGCATTGAAGTATTAAATAAAAAGGAGATATGTTAAGGAGGAAACCTAATATGGAAAGGTTTGGTTTTATTATACATCCTTTAGATTTAAGTGATTTAGCTCGTAAATTTCCTTTTAGTAATCGAATTCCAGATTCAGTTTTAGAAAAGATTGTTAGGTATTTACCTCAAGTTAAAGCTTCGCATATAACAGGTTTAATGTCTAGCCTAGGAAGTGAAGCAGAAGGCTGGTTAGTAGGTTGCACCTTAACTTCAAAGCAGATGATGACATTACCTACTGAAGTAGTATTAAAACAGATTATTGATGCGTGTAAGAAAGCAGAGAATTTAGGTGCTAAAATCATAGGATTAGGAGCTTATACTTCAATAGTAGGAGACGGCGGAATTACAATTGCTAAGCACCTAGATATTCCAATAACTACTGGGAATAGTTATACAGTAGCAACAGCCATTGAGGCTGTAAAGTTGGCTGCTGATAAATTAGGTTTAAGTATTAAAGATAGTAACTTAGCAATCATAGGTGCCACCGGTTCTATTGGTAAAGCTTGTACTAAAATGTTAGCTCCTGAAGCTGAAAATTTAACTTTAGTAGCTAGGAATGAGCTTAAATTGAAGGAATTTGCTACAGATTTACAGAAAAAGAATTATACAAAAGAGCTAAAATGGTCTACAGATATTAATAACTCATTATTAGAAGCAGATATTATTGTTACAGTTTCTAGTGCAGTAGACAGCATAATAGATGTTGGAAATTTAAAGCCAGGTTCTATAGTCTGTGATGTTGCCCGACCGCGAGATGTAGCTAAACAAGTAAGCGGTGTTCGAGATGATATATTAGTAATTGAAGGAGGACTAGTTGAAGTGCCAGGTTCATTGGAGCTAAATTTCAATCTTGGGTTGCCAGATCAAACTGTTTATGCTTGTATGGCTGAGACGATGATTTTAGCTTTAGAGGGTAAATATGAAAATTATACTATTGGTAAAGAAGTTTCATTAGAAAAGGTAAAAGAGATTCAGTGTTTAGCTAAAAAACATGGGTTTAAGTTAGCTGGATTACGTTATTTAGAGAAAGAAGTTAGTGAAAAAAGGTTTAGAGAAGTTAAAAAAGCTGTTTTCTCAACATAATAGTTGACTTGACAAATTGTAGAAATTAACTTATAATACTTTATTAATAATTGACATAATTATAAGTGTCAAGAGAATAGTTCTTGACACTATTTTGTATTTTTGACATAATTAATTATAGTCATCTCATAAGAAGTAAAAACCTATTAAAATTTCAGAGAAAGGGAGTCGAAGTTCATGGCTGAGAAAGTTATTCTAACCAAAGAAGGTTTAAAGAACTTAGAAGAAGAATTATCATATTTAAGAGGGACTAAGAGAAGAGAAGTCGCTAAGAGGATTAAACAGGCTTTATAATTTGGAGATATTAGTGAGAATTCAGAATATGATGATGCTAAGAATGAACAAGCATTTGTAGAAGGTCGAATTAAAGAAATTGAAAGAATGTTAAAGGATGCAGAGGTAATTAATGAAGAAGATGTTCAGACTACAGAGGTCAATGTAGGAACTACTGTTAGAATTCAGGATTTAGAAACTGATGAAGAATTTAGTTATAAAATAGTAGGGACTACTGAAGCAGACCCATTAAATAATAAAATTTCTAATGCTTCCCCAGTTGGTAAAGCTTTAATAGGTAATAAAGTAGGAGATGAAGTAGAGATTGAAGCACCAGCAGGAAAGATTAGTTACAAAGTTTTAGCTATTAAAAAATAATTATTCATATTACATAAGCAGCAAATAAGGTGTAAATTTGGAGGTAGATATTCAATGGTTGAAGAAGAACAGGACTTAAATGAATTGATGTTGGAAAGAAGAAGAAAATTAGATGAACTTGAAGAGAAAGGGATTCCAGCCTATAGTGATAAATATGAAAGAAGTCATACTATAGATAAAGTATTGAATGGTTATGAAGAATTAGGTGAAGAAATAACTATTAAATTAGCTGGTAGATTAATGGCAGTTAGAGAACATGGCAAGGCTAGTTTTGCTGACCTATCTGATATGTCTGGGGAGATTCAGTTATATGCTAAGCAGAATGAAATAGGAGAAGACTTATATGAATTATTTCTTTCTTTAGATATAGGAGATCATATAGGTATTGAAGGAACTTTATTTAAGACAGGGCGTGGAGAAACCACTTTGCGGATCAATGATTTTAGATTATTATCAAAATCTTTACGACCTTTACCAGAAAAGTGGCATGGATTGAATGATGTTGAATTAAGATATAGACAAAGGTATGTTGATTTAATAGTTAACTCAAATGTAAGAGAAACATTCATTTTGAGAAGTAAGATTATTCATAGCATGAGAGAGTATTTAGATGAAAGAGATTTTTTAGAAGTAGAAACTCCTTTGATGCATACGATAGCCGGAGGAGCATCAGCTAGGCCATTTGTTACTCACCACAATGCTTTAAATATGGATCTTTATTTAAGAATAGCACCAGAATTATATTTAAAGAGGTTAATTGTTGGAGGTTTTGAGAGAGTATATGAAATTGGTAAGAACTTAAGGAATGAAGGAATCTCTACTAAGCATAATCCAGAATTTACTTCTATGGAATTATACCAGGCTTATGCTAACTATGAAGATATGATGGATATTACTGAGGATTTAATTATTAGTATTACAGAAGAGGTATTAGATACATTACAGATTGAGTATGTAGACGAAGAAATAGATTTAAGTCGTTCGTGGACAAGAATGACTATGATTGATTCGATTAAAAAATATGGAGATGTTGATTTTTCAGAAGTAAATGATTTAACAATTGCTAAAAAAATAGCGGATGACCATGGTGTTGAATATGGAGATGAGACTTCAGTTGGTGAAATTATTAATGAGTTTTTTGAAAAGTTTGTTGAAGATAAGTTGATTCAACCAACTTTCATCACGGAATATCCAACAGAAGTATCTCCGTTAGCTAAACGTAAACCGGATGATTCAAACTTTACTGAACGATTTGAGTTATTCATAGCTGGCAACGAATTAGCCAATGCTTTCTCTGAGTTAAATGACCCAATTGATCAAAGAGAGAGATTTGAAGACCAGATGGAACAACGTGAAGCTGGTGATGATGAAGCTCATATGATGGATGAGGACTTCATTAGGGCGTTAGAATATGGAATGCCTCCAGCCGGTGGGTTAGGAATTGGAATTGATAGACTGATTATGTTATTAACGGATTCTAGTTCAATTAGAGATGTAATCTTATTCCCACATATGAGGCCGGAAAAACAGTAAGTTAGTTATTTAGGTCACATTTAAATGTGACCTAAATTTTTCTTGGTAACCCCTCTAGCTGTGGGAAGTATAAAGGAGGTGGAAGAATGACAGAGGAAAAGTTGAAGAAAGATTTAATTAATCGTCTTAAAACTTTAAAAGGACATATTGGCGGTATTGAGAAGATGATTGAGGAAGATAAAGATTGCATAGATATTTTAATACAAATATCAGCTATTAAGTCTTCTATTGATAAAGTTGGTTTAGCAATCATTGAAGATCATGCCCATGAATGTGTTATTTCTTCTATTGATGAAGGAGAAGGAATAGAGACTGCTGTAAAAGATGCAATAGAAACAGTATTAAAATTTGCTAAATAAATCTATATTTACAATAACTTACTTATGAACTCCTTAGCTAACTTATGTTATACTTGATTTAAAGGACTTTAGCTAAGGAGGATAGTAATGAAACAGAAAATAATAATCATAATAGCATTACTAATTTTTAGCTTTAATTTGGGTGCTATTGCTAGTGAGTTTAATAACAATCAACCTTTAAATACCTCAAATATACTTAAAAAGAAAGCACCAATTAAAGGTGTTTATTTAACTGGTTGGGTAGCAGGTTCTAATAAAAGGGTTAATGAGTTATTAACTTTAATTAATAATACTGAGTTAAATGCCGTTGTAATTGATATAAAGGATGTTAATGGTAATCTGAGTTATAATTCAAAGGTAGATCTAGCTAAACAGATTGATGCTAATATATCTAAAATTAAAAATATAGAAGAATTATTAGAAACATTTAATGATAATGGTATCTATACAATAGCTAGAATTCCTGTTTTTAAAGATAGAAGGTTAGCTAAGGAGAAAAAATATGCTTTAAAGTTTTATGATAAAAATGAGGATAGATATAAGATTTTGTCTAGTATAAAATGGGTTAATCCATATTCTAAAAAGGTATGGGATTATAACCTTGATTTAGCTATAGAAGCTGTGAATAAAGGGTTTGATGAAATTCAGTTTGATTATATTAGATTCCCTTCGTTTGTAAACTTGTCTAGATATGACTTGGCAGTAGCGCCTGCAAATTCAAAAATAGATATAATTACTCAGTTTGTAGGTTATGCAAAAGAAAGATTAAACCAATATGGGACGCCAATCTCCATAGATGTATTTGGATTGACTACCTCTATTAACGATTTGGGTATTGGACAGAATTTTGATTTATTATCAAAAAGAGTTGATTATATTTCTCCTATGGTATATCCTTCTCATTATGGAGCAGGAGTTTATGGTTTAAGGTCACCAGAGGAAGATCCATATAATACTATTTTAAAGAGTATGCAACATGCTAAGAATAGATTAAATGGTAAAACAGATAAATTGCGTCCATGGCTTCAAGACTTCTCATTAAGACATAGATATGGTGTTAAAGAGATTAAAGAACAAATTCAAGCTGCGAATAAAATAGGATTGGATAGTTGGTTGTTATGGAATCCAAGATCTCGTTATACTTGGCAAGCTTTTCTTGATAATAATATGATAATAAATGAGGGAAATAGCTAATAATAAACATACAATAGGCTTATGAAGGTGATAAAATGTTAGAATTAACAGAAGAAAGAGTTATGCCTAGAAAAATGAATCCT
The genomic region above belongs to Selenihalanaerobacter shriftii and contains:
- a CDS encoding metal-sensitive transcriptional regulator; this translates as MTEEKLKKDLINRLKTLKGHIGGIEKMIEEDKDCIDILIQISAIKSSIDKVGLAIIEDHAHECVISSIDEGEGIETAVKDAIETVLKFAK
- the lysS gene encoding lysine--tRNA ligase, coding for MVEEEQDLNELMLERRRKLDELEEKGIPAYSDKYERSHTIDKVLNGYEELGEEITIKLAGRLMAVREHGKASFADLSDMSGEIQLYAKQNEIGEDLYELFLSLDIGDHIGIEGTLFKTGRGETTLRINDFRLLSKSLRPLPEKWHGLNDVELRYRQRYVDLIVNSNVRETFILRSKIIHSMREYLDERDFLEVETPLMHTIAGGASARPFVTHHNALNMDLYLRIAPELYLKRLIVGGFERVYEIGKNLRNEGISTKHNPEFTSMELYQAYANYEDMMDITEDLIISITEEVLDTLQIEYVDEEIDLSRSWTRMTMIDSIKKYGDVDFSEVNDLTIAKKIADDHGVEYGDETSVGEIINEFFEKFVEDKLIQPTFITEYPTEVSPLAKRKPDDSNFTERFELFIAGNELANAFSELNDPIDQRERFEDQMEQREAGDDEAHMMDEDFIRALEYGMPPAGGLGIGIDRLIMLLTDSSSIRDVILFPHMRPEKQ
- a CDS encoding putative glycoside hydrolase, which produces MKQKIIIIIALLIFSFNLGAIASEFNNNQPLNTSNILKKKAPIKGVYLTGWVAGSNKRVNELLTLINNTELNAVVIDIKDVNGNLSYNSKVDLAKQIDANISKIKNIEELLETFNDNGIYTIARIPVFKDRRLAKEKKYALKFYDKNEDRYKILSSIKWVNPYSKKVWDYNLDLAIEAVNKGFDEIQFDYIRFPSFVNLSRYDLAVAPANSKIDIITQFVGYAKERLNQYGTPISIDVFGLTTSINDLGIGQNFDLLSKRVDYISPMVYPSHYGAGVYGLRSPEEDPYNTILKSMQHAKNRLNGKTDKLRPWLQDFSLRHRYGVKEIKEQIQAANKIGLDSWLLWNPRSRYTWQAFLDNNMIINEGNS
- a CDS encoding quinate 5-dehydrogenase produces the protein MKRIVSVSLGSSRRDHSVKTEILNEEVLLERVGTDGDFKKAKSLFAELDGQVDALGVGGIDLHIYSQNKKYSLRDAKRLVSGVKETPLADGSGLKMTLEKKVILDLEENNNFNLKGKNVLLVSAADRFGMALAFEELGCNVHYGDLIFGLGLPFPIKSLKLIDRAIRLLGPVVCQMPFKILYPTGSKQETSGSQKYKHYYEWADVIAGDFHLIKKYLPKRINNKVIITNTVTDADVELLKRRGLGFLVTTTPELNGRSFGTNLLEAALITFIDKPKEEIEVDDYLSLLNKVEFNPRIEVLNKKEIC
- a CDS encoding polysaccharide biosynthesis protein, which encodes MERFGFIIHPLDLSDLARKFPFSNRIPDSVLEKIVRYLPQVKASHITGLMSSLGSEAEGWLVGCTLTSKQMMTLPTEVVLKQIIDACKKAENLGAKIIGLGAYTSIVGDGGITIAKHLDIPITTGNSYTVATAIEAVKLAADKLGLSIKDSNLAIIGATGSIGKACTKMLAPEAENLTLVARNELKLKEFATDLQKKNYTKELKWSTDINNSLLEADIIVTVSSAVDSIIDVGNLKPGSIVCDVARPRDVAKQVSGVRDDILVIEGGLVEVPGSLELNFNLGLPDQTVYACMAETMILALEGKYENYTIGKEVSLEKVKEIQCLAKKHGFKLAGLRYLEKEVSEKRFREVKKAVFST